A portion of the Ferrimonas lipolytica genome contains these proteins:
- a CDS encoding TIGR04219 family outer membrane beta-barrel protein, with translation MRINSLVAAFVLAGAVAVPAQADVLGVKVGLDIFSTSTDGSFANADADFNDETHFSGYVAFEHPIPLLPNAMVRYTDLSDSDNGSKLDLSNADLVLYYELLDNPALELDVGLDYRIYMGEADAADMLKSKDLDEGALMGYVRGRFNLIGTGLFAYADIVATDYDDKAISDYQLGVGYTFGLVPLIDMTVKAGFREHSFDVSKFNGISADVTQDGWFGGVEVAF, from the coding sequence ATGCGCATAAATAGCTTAGTTGCAGCGTTCGTTTTGGCCGGTGCTGTTGCCGTGCCTGCACAAGCCGATGTTTTGGGCGTAAAGGTTGGCTTGGATATCTTCAGCACCAGCACCGACGGCAGTTTCGCCAATGCCGATGCTGACTTTAATGATGAAACTCACTTTAGTGGTTACGTCGCGTTTGAGCACCCAATTCCACTGCTGCCAAACGCCATGGTTCGCTATACCGATCTGAGCGATAGCGATAATGGCAGTAAACTGGATTTGAGCAACGCCGATTTGGTGCTCTATTATGAGCTGCTGGATAATCCTGCGCTGGAGTTAGATGTTGGTTTGGATTACCGAATCTACATGGGTGAAGCCGACGCTGCAGATATGTTAAAGAGCAAAGACCTCGATGAAGGTGCGCTAATGGGTTACGTTCGTGGCCGCTTTAACCTAATTGGCACTGGTTTGTTTGCTTACGCTGACATCGTTGCCACCGATTACGACGACAAAGCCATCAGCGATTACCAACTGGGTGTTGGCTACACCTTTGGTTTGGTGCCACTGATTGATATGACTGTTAAGGCCGGCTTCCGCGAGCACAGCTTTGATGTGTCTAAATTCAACGGTATCAGTGCTGACGT
- a CDS encoding copper chaperone PCu(A)C translates to MIKRLFEFSALSAMLIANAWAGAITVSAPTVRAMPASVPNTAGYVQLTATEQDDALLSARCEGITVTELHTLLMEDGMMKMRPVDAILLPHNQLIELEQGGYHLMMMGLQRPLTIDDTVSCQLSFKLAPPQMVDFTVRRMGKPAEHHHHHH, encoded by the coding sequence ATGATTAAACGTTTGTTTGAATTTTCGGCATTATCGGCAATGTTGATTGCCAATGCATGGGCAGGAGCGATTACCGTGTCCGCGCCAACAGTTCGGGCGATGCCAGCCAGTGTGCCTAATACCGCTGGATATGTGCAGCTTACTGCAACTGAGCAAGACGATGCCTTGCTGTCAGCCCGTTGTGAGGGCATTACCGTTACTGAGCTGCATACTTTGCTAATGGAAGACGGCATGATGAAGATGCGGCCAGTGGACGCCATCCTACTTCCTCACAACCAATTGATTGAGTTAGAGCAGGGTGGTTATCACTTGATGATGATGGGGCTGCAGCGGCCGCTGACGATAGACGATACCGTTTCGTGTCAACTCAGCTTTAAGCTGGCACCACCGCAGATGGTCGATTTCACTGTGCGGCGGATGGGTAAGCCCGCCGAACATCACCATCACCACCACTAA
- a CDS encoding enoyl-CoA hydratase-related protein, which translates to MESVICRRDEHVMVLTLNRQDKLNALTQEMYARLCKGLLDAEEDEQIRAVLIQGSDNCFCAGNDLDDFLETEVAENNRPVHQFIRLLPTLNKPLVAAVSGAAVGIGTTMLLHCDLVYCSDKTRFSLPFVNIGLVPEAASSLLLPLRIGRAQAAELLLLGKAFDGDKAYQLGLVNKVLPRDEVLPFALAQAQALAAQPPKALQATKALLKANRPSVDAAMNAEDVAFSAALIGDEAKPLLAAIRNR; encoded by the coding sequence ATGGAGTCCGTAATCTGTCGTCGTGACGAACATGTCATGGTACTGACCCTCAATCGTCAGGACAAGCTAAACGCCTTAACTCAAGAGATGTACGCAAGGCTGTGTAAAGGTTTGCTCGATGCCGAAGAGGATGAGCAAATCCGTGCGGTGTTAATCCAAGGCAGTGATAACTGTTTTTGCGCCGGTAACGATCTTGACGACTTTCTGGAAACTGAAGTTGCAGAGAATAACCGCCCAGTACACCAATTCATTCGTCTATTACCAACCCTAAACAAACCGTTAGTAGCAGCGGTATCTGGCGCTGCGGTTGGTATTGGTACCACCATGTTATTGCACTGCGATCTAGTCTATTGCAGCGACAAAACGCGATTCTCGTTGCCTTTTGTTAATATCGGTTTGGTGCCGGAGGCAGCCTCTAGTTTGCTGTTACCATTGCGAATTGGTCGGGCCCAAGCTGCAGAACTACTGCTGCTAGGCAAAGCGTTTGATGGTGACAAAGCGTACCAATTGGGACTGGTTAATAAGGTATTACCACGGGATGAAGTTTTGCCATTTGCGTTGGCACAAGCCCAAGCTTTAGCAGCGCAACCGCCCAAAGCTCTGCAAGCAACCAAAGCATTGTTAAAAGCCAATCGACCTTCGGTTGATGCTGCGATGAACGCAGAAGATGTTGCCTTTAGTGCCGCATTGATTGGTGATGAAGCAAAACCGTTATTGGCCGCCATCCGCAATCGTTAA
- a CDS encoding PspC domain-containing protein codes for MNGIVRPSEAWIYGVVAGLSARLELSTTWCRVAALGLLYIAPLKALVIYCLALWLMPKSWRGC; via the coding sequence ATGAATGGAATAGTTCGCCCCTCTGAAGCGTGGATCTATGGTGTGGTGGCTGGTTTAAGTGCTCGGCTGGAGTTAAGCACCACTTGGTGTCGGGTAGCAGCGCTGGGGCTGTTGTACATCGCTCCGTTGAAGGCGCTGGTTATCTACTGTCTTGCACTGTGGTTGATGCCTAAATCATGGCGTGGTTGTTAA
- the dusA gene encoding tRNA dihydrouridine(20/20a) synthase DusA, protein MTYAASRFSVAPMLDWTDRHYRYMARLISKRTLLYTEMVTTGAIIHGKGDYLQFNEQEHPLALQLGGSNVQDLAHCAKLAQERGYDEVNLNVGCPSDRVQNGRFGACLMAEPKLVADCVKAMRDAVDIPVTVKTRIGIDEQDSYQFLTDFVGTVAAAGCNDFTIHARKAWLQGLSPKQNREIPELNYQRAYDIKRDFPQLDIGVNGGITTIEQCLAHLQHLDGTMVGREAYSNPWLLAQVDSKLFDERRALLSRAEVVEQMIPYVEAHIAQGGRPNHITRHMLGLFNGLPGGRRWRRHLAENAHKPGCTAQVLADALACLPEEALIA, encoded by the coding sequence ATGACCTACGCTGCTTCTCGTTTTTCTGTAGCCCCGATGCTGGATTGGACTGATCGTCATTATCGTTACATGGCACGCCTGATCTCCAAGCGTACGCTGTTGTATACCGAAATGGTGACAACCGGCGCCATTATTCATGGTAAAGGTGATTATCTGCAGTTTAATGAGCAAGAGCACCCGTTGGCGTTGCAGCTCGGTGGCAGCAACGTTCAAGACCTTGCCCACTGCGCTAAGCTGGCGCAAGAGCGAGGCTACGATGAGGTTAACCTAAATGTCGGATGCCCTTCTGATCGGGTTCAAAACGGCCGTTTCGGTGCCTGTTTGATGGCCGAGCCAAAGTTGGTAGCAGATTGCGTTAAGGCAATGCGTGATGCTGTCGATATCCCGGTAACGGTGAAAACCCGTATCGGTATTGATGAGCAAGACAGCTATCAGTTTCTTACTGATTTCGTCGGCACGGTTGCTGCCGCTGGCTGTAATGACTTTACCATTCACGCCCGCAAAGCATGGTTGCAAGGCCTCAGCCCTAAGCAAAATCGAGAGATCCCAGAGCTTAACTATCAGCGTGCTTACGATATCAAGCGTGACTTCCCGCAGCTTGATATTGGTGTGAATGGTGGCATTACCACTATTGAGCAGTGCTTGGCGCATCTACAACACCTCGATGGCACCATGGTCGGTCGTGAGGCCTACAGCAATCCATGGTTGTTAGCGCAAGTTGATAGCAAGTTGTTTGATGAACGGCGTGCGTTGCTTAGCCGCGCAGAAGTGGTTGAACAGATGATCCCCTATGTTGAAGCGCACATCGCTCAAGGTGGTCGCCCGAATCATATCACTCGACATATGCTGGGGTTGTTCAATGGTTTACCAGGTGGGCGCCGTTGGCGTCGACATTTGGCCGAAAATGCCCATAAGCCTGGTTGCACTGCTCAGGTACTTGCTGACGCGCTGGCGTGCCTGCCTGAAGAGGCGTTAATCGCTTAA